One Deltaproteobacteria bacterium genomic region harbors:
- the kdsB gene encoding 3-deoxy-manno-octulosonate cytidylyltransferase, which yields MEVVALIPARYGSTRFPGKPLALLRGKPMIQHVYEQTQAVHGLSRIIVATDDERIANVIRKVGGEVAMTRSDHPTGTDRLAEVAEQLNADLIVNVQGDLPFFPATLAQDAVNVLAEAPTAVMSTVKTPIYDNQEWHNINVVKVVTDHNGFALYFSRSPIPFVRSPESKVQGLEPRAQSPEPVLGYRHIGLYVYRRDFLFTFTKLPRTPLEQTEQLEQLRALEWGYRITVSETERPTIEIDTPEDLRRAEEAMP from the coding sequence ATGGAAGTTGTAGCACTTATTCCTGCTCGCTATGGCTCTACTCGCTTCCCTGGGAAGCCACTGGCATTGCTGCGCGGTAAGCCCATGATCCAACATGTCTACGAACAAACACAAGCGGTACACGGGTTATCACGGATCATTGTTGCCACTGACGATGAGCGTATCGCCAACGTCATCCGTAAAGTTGGAGGTGAGGTGGCGATGACTCGCTCTGACCATCCCACCGGCACGGATCGTCTGGCAGAAGTCGCGGAACAGCTCAATGCTGACCTCATCGTTAACGTCCAAGGAGATTTACCGTTCTTTCCTGCAACACTCGCCCAAGATGCGGTAAACGTACTTGCTGAGGCACCGACAGCCGTGATGTCGACAGTAAAAACGCCGATTTACGATAACCAAGAGTGGCACAACATCAATGTGGTAAAAGTGGTGACCGACCACAACGGGTTTGCCTTGTATTTTTCGCGCAGTCCAATTCCTTTTGTCAGAAGTCCAGAGTCCAAAGTCCAAGGTCTAGAGCCCAGAGCCCAAAGCCCAGAGCCTGTCTTAGGCTACCGACATATCGGCTTATACGTGTACCGGCGTGACTTTCTCTTCACGTTTACCAAACTGCCACGCACACCGTTAGAACAAACCGAACAACTTGAGCAGTTACGTGCTTTGGAATGGGGCTATCGAATCACTGTCAGCGAGACTGAACGTCCAACCATCGAGATTGACACGCCAGAGGATCTACGGCGTGCAGAGGAGGCAATGCCATGA